Proteins found in one Carassius auratus strain Wakin chromosome 12, ASM336829v1, whole genome shotgun sequence genomic segment:
- the LOC113111849 gene encoding actin-binding LIM protein 2-like isoform X2, whose protein sequence is MSTVFHQQAVHSPLEQQKGQRQSSSIPCQNCGKPCKGEVLRVQNKHFHIKCFVCKVCGCDLAQGGFFVRQGEFICTLDYQRLYGTRCFSCEEFIEGEVVSALGKTYHPRCFVCAICKQPFPAGGRVTFNGKECVCEKCTQPVPVNSTASPQAVHNCCGCGKEFKNEQSLVALDKHWHLGCFKCKVCNKVLNAEYISKDGIPYCEADYHAMFGIQCETCKKYITGKVLEAGEKHYHPTCARCARCDQMFGEGEEMYLQGSSIWHPPCRQAARMEEKSKKQVRIQLSDLHSNVPEQVTRTSSESITSAPASSASGSPSRVIYAKLGDEHLDYKDLAALPKIKAIYNIDRPDMLSYSPYVSYPVEDRTFGESPQQLTPTPTEGDGEKSPRQRRPSSPSSNSSLGGYGRYTPSRSPQTYSRPEQFLSVKYNTHPENSNLLPVPTSGRSSAHGSARGSSPLPLYSGSGRNTPQAGSGGVALPLNPTTLALLQQHNYIPYFRGSESGRSTPSLSTYSDGKSPSSTYVAAPRHFHIPETKVKDNIYRKPPIYKQHASRTSWQDGEDVDRKTRTSWMNLKSEMDGQSPDLDPRTSTHSLPTDMSQPNFPYNKSASLPGYGRNGIYKAADLGEDDVDHDSSWSGMREYKVYPYDMLAVTHRGRAKLPRDVDRTRLERHLSPEDFYSVFGMTIEQFDRLALWKKNDLKKKARLF, encoded by the exons tttgtGGATGTGATTTGGCTCAGGGAGGGTTTTTTGTGCGTCAGGGCGAGTTTATCTGCACTCTGGATTATCAGCGACTCTATGGCACCCGCTGCTTCAGTTGTGAAGAGTTCATTGAAGGAGAAGTTGTGTCCGCCCTGGGCAAGACATACCATCCACGCTGCTTTGTCTGTGCCATCTGCAA GCAGCCGTTTCCAGCTGGGGGCCGCGTGACGTTTAATGGCAAGGAGTGCGTTTGTGAGAAATGCACTCAGCCTGTGCCAGTCAACAGCACCGCTTCACCACAGGCTGTGCACA ATTGCTGCGGCTGTGGAAAGGAGTTTAAAAATGAGCAGTCTCTGGTGGCGCTGGACAAGCACTGGCATCTTGGCTGCTTCAAGTGCAAAGTGTGCAATAAAGTGCTTAATGCAGAATATATCAGCAA GGACGGGATCCCCTACTGTGAGGCAGACTACCACGCCATGTTCGGCATCCAGTGTGAAACCTGCAAGAAATACATCACTGGAAAAGTACTTGAG GCTGGAGAAAAACACTATCATCCCACATGTGCCAGATGTGCACGTTGTGACCAGATGTTTGGGGAGGGGGAGGAGATGTACCTGCAAG GTTCTTCCATCTGGCATCCTCCTTGCAGACAGGCAGCACGAATGGAGGAGAAGAGTAAG AAACAGGTGCGGATTCAGCTCAGTGATCTTCATTCCAATGTACCTGAGCAG GTGACGAGAACATCCTCTGAGAGCATCACCTCTGCTCCTGCCTCCAGTGCATCGGGCTCCCCTAGCAGAGTTATCTAT GCAAAGCTGGGTGATGAACATCTGGACTACAAGGACCTGGCTGCTCTTCCTAAAATCAAAGCGATCTACAACATTGACAGACCTGACATGCTCTCATACTCGCCCTATGTGAGCTACCCTGTGGAGGACAGGACTTTTGGAGAG TCACCCCAGCAACTCACCCCTACTCCAACTGAG GGAGATGGGGAAAAGTCTCCTCGGCAGAGGAGGCCCTCCAGCCCAAGCTCCAACAGCTCTTTAGGGGGTTATGGCCGCTATACGCCTTCCCGCTCGCCTCAGACCTACAGCAGACCAG AGCAATTTCTGAGTGTCAAATACAACACTCATCCAGAAAATTCCAACTTGTTGCCTGTTCCAACTTCGGGGAGGAGTAGTGCCCATGGTAGTGCCAGAGGCTCCTCCCCACTGCCTTTGTACAGCGGCAGTGGTAGAAACACACCACAGGCAGGGAGTGGTGGCGTGGCCCTGCCCCTCAACCCCACTACTCTGGCTTTGCTCCAACAGCACAACTACATCCCTTACTTCAGAG GTAGTGAAAGCGGTCGGAGTACCCCTAGTCTCTCCACCTACTCTGATGGCAAATCTCCTTCCTCTACATATGTGGCGGCTCCACGGCATTTCCATATCCCAG AGACTAAAGTCAAAGATAATATCTATAGAAAGCCCCCTATCTACAAACAGCATG CTTCCAGAACCTCCTGGCAAGATGGTGAAGATGTAGACAGAAAG ACCAGAACAAGTTGGATGAACCTGAAGAGTGAGATGGATGGACAGTCTCCAGATTTGGACCCCAGGACCTCCACCCACAGCTTACCCACCGATATGTCTCAGCCTA ACTTCCCATACAATAAGTCTGCTTCGCTGCCAGGATATGGGCGGAATGGAATATACAAG GCGGCTGATCTTGGCGAAGATGATGTCGATCATGACTCATCCTGGAGTGGAATGAGAG AGTACAAG GTCTATCCCTATGACATGCTAGCTGTGACCCACAGAGGCCGAGCAAAACTTCCACGGGATGTGGACCGCACCAGACTGGAG AGGCACCTGTCACCTGAGGACTTCTACAGCGTATTTGGGATGACCATTGAACAGTTTGACCGTTTGGCCTTGTGGAAGAAAAATGACCTTAAGAAGAAAGCCCGCTTGTTTTAA
- the LOC113111849 gene encoding actin-binding LIM protein 2-like isoform X5, translating into MPEEKVFHQQAVHSPLEQQKGQRQSSSIPCQNCGKPCKGEVLRVQNKHFHIKCFVCKVCGCDLAQGGFFVRQGEFICTLDYQRLYGTRCFSCEEFIEGEVVSALGKTYHPRCFVCAICKQPFPAGGRVTFNGKECVCEKCTQPVPVNSTASPQAVHNCCGCGKEFKNEQSLVALDKHWHLGCFKCKVCNKVLNAEYISKDGIPYCEADYHAMFGIQCETCKKYITGKVLEAGEKHYHPTCARCARCDQMFGEGEEMYLQGSSIWHPPCRQAARMEEKSKKQVRIQLSDLHSNVPEQVTRTSSESITSAPASSASGSPSRVIYAKLGDEHLDYKDLAALPKIKAIYNIDRPDMLSYSPYVSYPVEDRTFGESPQQLTPTPTEGDGEKSPRQRRPSSPSSNSSLGGYGRYTPSRSPQTYSRPGIEAGFKQEAKSESRPRTALHLNLPSHGSESGRSTPSLSTYSDGKSPSSTYVAAPRHFHIPETKVKDNIYRKPPIYKQHASRTSWQDGEDVDRKTRTSWMNLKSEMDGQSPDLDPRTSTHSLPTDMSQPNFPYNKSASLPGYGRNGIYKAADLGEDDVDHDSSWSGMREYKVYPYDMLAVTHRGRAKLPRDVDRTRLERHLSPEDFYSVFGMTIEQFDRLALWKKNDLKKKARLF; encoded by the exons tttgtGGATGTGATTTGGCTCAGGGAGGGTTTTTTGTGCGTCAGGGCGAGTTTATCTGCACTCTGGATTATCAGCGACTCTATGGCACCCGCTGCTTCAGTTGTGAAGAGTTCATTGAAGGAGAAGTTGTGTCCGCCCTGGGCAAGACATACCATCCACGCTGCTTTGTCTGTGCCATCTGCAA GCAGCCGTTTCCAGCTGGGGGCCGCGTGACGTTTAATGGCAAGGAGTGCGTTTGTGAGAAATGCACTCAGCCTGTGCCAGTCAACAGCACCGCTTCACCACAGGCTGTGCACA ATTGCTGCGGCTGTGGAAAGGAGTTTAAAAATGAGCAGTCTCTGGTGGCGCTGGACAAGCACTGGCATCTTGGCTGCTTCAAGTGCAAAGTGTGCAATAAAGTGCTTAATGCAGAATATATCAGCAA GGACGGGATCCCCTACTGTGAGGCAGACTACCACGCCATGTTCGGCATCCAGTGTGAAACCTGCAAGAAATACATCACTGGAAAAGTACTTGAG GCTGGAGAAAAACACTATCATCCCACATGTGCCAGATGTGCACGTTGTGACCAGATGTTTGGGGAGGGGGAGGAGATGTACCTGCAAG GTTCTTCCATCTGGCATCCTCCTTGCAGACAGGCAGCACGAATGGAGGAGAAGAGTAAG AAACAGGTGCGGATTCAGCTCAGTGATCTTCATTCCAATGTACCTGAGCAG GTGACGAGAACATCCTCTGAGAGCATCACCTCTGCTCCTGCCTCCAGTGCATCGGGCTCCCCTAGCAGAGTTATCTAT GCAAAGCTGGGTGATGAACATCTGGACTACAAGGACCTGGCTGCTCTTCCTAAAATCAAAGCGATCTACAACATTGACAGACCTGACATGCTCTCATACTCGCCCTATGTGAGCTACCCTGTGGAGGACAGGACTTTTGGAGAG TCACCCCAGCAACTCACCCCTACTCCAACTGAG GGAGATGGGGAAAAGTCTCCTCGGCAGAGGAGGCCCTCCAGCCCAAGCTCCAACAGCTCTTTAGGGGGTTATGGCCGCTATACGCCTTCCCGCTCGCCTCAGACCTACAGCAGACCAG GAATTGAGGCAGGATTCAAACAGGAAGCAAAGTCTGAAAGTAGGCCTAGGACAGCCCTGCACCTCAATTTGCCTTCTCACG GTAGTGAAAGCGGTCGGAGTACCCCTAGTCTCTCCACCTACTCTGATGGCAAATCTCCTTCCTCTACATATGTGGCGGCTCCACGGCATTTCCATATCCCAG AGACTAAAGTCAAAGATAATATCTATAGAAAGCCCCCTATCTACAAACAGCATG CTTCCAGAACCTCCTGGCAAGATGGTGAAGATGTAGACAGAAAG ACCAGAACAAGTTGGATGAACCTGAAGAGTGAGATGGATGGACAGTCTCCAGATTTGGACCCCAGGACCTCCACCCACAGCTTACCCACCGATATGTCTCAGCCTA ACTTCCCATACAATAAGTCTGCTTCGCTGCCAGGATATGGGCGGAATGGAATATACAAG GCGGCTGATCTTGGCGAAGATGATGTCGATCATGACTCATCCTGGAGTGGAATGAGAG AGTACAAG GTCTATCCCTATGACATGCTAGCTGTGACCCACAGAGGCCGAGCAAAACTTCCACGGGATGTGGACCGCACCAGACTGGAG AGGCACCTGTCACCTGAGGACTTCTACAGCGTATTTGGGATGACCATTGAACAGTTTGACCGTTTGGCCTTGTGGAAGAAAAATGACCTTAAGAAGAAAGCCCGCTTGTTTTAA
- the LOC113111849 gene encoding actin-binding LIM protein 2-like isoform X7: protein MPEEKVFHQQAVHSPLEQQKGQRQSSSIPCQNCGKPCKGEVLRVQNKHFHIKCFVCKVCGCDLAQGGFFVRQGEFICTLDYQRLYGTRCFSCEEFIEGEVVSALGKTYHPRCFVCAICKQPFPAGGRVTFNGKECVCEKCTQPVPVNSTASPQAVHNCCGCGKEFKNEQSLVALDKHWHLGCFKCKVCNKVLNAEYISKDGIPYCEADYHAMFGIQCETCKKYITGKVLEAGEKHYHPTCARCARCDQMFGEGEEMYLQGSSIWHPPCRQAARMEEKSKKQVRIQLSDLHSNVPEQVTRTSSESITSAPASSASGSPSRVIYAKLGDEHLDYKDLAALPKIKAIYNIDRPDMLSYSPYVSYPVEDRTFGESPQQLTPTPTEGDGEKSPRQRRPSSPSSNSSLGGYGRYTPSRSPQTYSRPGSESGRSTPSLSTYSDGKSPSSTYVAAPRHFHIPASRTSWQDGEDVDRKTRTSWMNLKSEMDGQSPDLDPRTSTHSLPTDMSQPNFPYNKSASLPGYGRNGIYKAADLGEDDVDHDSSWSGMREYKVYPYDMLAVTHRGRAKLPRDVDRTRLERHLSPEDFYSVFGMTIEQFDRLALWKKNDLKKKARLF from the exons tttgtGGATGTGATTTGGCTCAGGGAGGGTTTTTTGTGCGTCAGGGCGAGTTTATCTGCACTCTGGATTATCAGCGACTCTATGGCACCCGCTGCTTCAGTTGTGAAGAGTTCATTGAAGGAGAAGTTGTGTCCGCCCTGGGCAAGACATACCATCCACGCTGCTTTGTCTGTGCCATCTGCAA GCAGCCGTTTCCAGCTGGGGGCCGCGTGACGTTTAATGGCAAGGAGTGCGTTTGTGAGAAATGCACTCAGCCTGTGCCAGTCAACAGCACCGCTTCACCACAGGCTGTGCACA ATTGCTGCGGCTGTGGAAAGGAGTTTAAAAATGAGCAGTCTCTGGTGGCGCTGGACAAGCACTGGCATCTTGGCTGCTTCAAGTGCAAAGTGTGCAATAAAGTGCTTAATGCAGAATATATCAGCAA GGACGGGATCCCCTACTGTGAGGCAGACTACCACGCCATGTTCGGCATCCAGTGTGAAACCTGCAAGAAATACATCACTGGAAAAGTACTTGAG GCTGGAGAAAAACACTATCATCCCACATGTGCCAGATGTGCACGTTGTGACCAGATGTTTGGGGAGGGGGAGGAGATGTACCTGCAAG GTTCTTCCATCTGGCATCCTCCTTGCAGACAGGCAGCACGAATGGAGGAGAAGAGTAAG AAACAGGTGCGGATTCAGCTCAGTGATCTTCATTCCAATGTACCTGAGCAG GTGACGAGAACATCCTCTGAGAGCATCACCTCTGCTCCTGCCTCCAGTGCATCGGGCTCCCCTAGCAGAGTTATCTAT GCAAAGCTGGGTGATGAACATCTGGACTACAAGGACCTGGCTGCTCTTCCTAAAATCAAAGCGATCTACAACATTGACAGACCTGACATGCTCTCATACTCGCCCTATGTGAGCTACCCTGTGGAGGACAGGACTTTTGGAGAG TCACCCCAGCAACTCACCCCTACTCCAACTGAG GGAGATGGGGAAAAGTCTCCTCGGCAGAGGAGGCCCTCCAGCCCAAGCTCCAACAGCTCTTTAGGGGGTTATGGCCGCTATACGCCTTCCCGCTCGCCTCAGACCTACAGCAGACCAG GTAGTGAAAGCGGTCGGAGTACCCCTAGTCTCTCCACCTACTCTGATGGCAAATCTCCTTCCTCTACATATGTGGCGGCTCCACGGCATTTCCATATCCCAG CTTCCAGAACCTCCTGGCAAGATGGTGAAGATGTAGACAGAAAG ACCAGAACAAGTTGGATGAACCTGAAGAGTGAGATGGATGGACAGTCTCCAGATTTGGACCCCAGGACCTCCACCCACAGCTTACCCACCGATATGTCTCAGCCTA ACTTCCCATACAATAAGTCTGCTTCGCTGCCAGGATATGGGCGGAATGGAATATACAAG GCGGCTGATCTTGGCGAAGATGATGTCGATCATGACTCATCCTGGAGTGGAATGAGAG AGTACAAG GTCTATCCCTATGACATGCTAGCTGTGACCCACAGAGGCCGAGCAAAACTTCCACGGGATGTGGACCGCACCAGACTGGAG AGGCACCTGTCACCTGAGGACTTCTACAGCGTATTTGGGATGACCATTGAACAGTTTGACCGTTTGGCCTTGTGGAAGAAAAATGACCTTAAGAAGAAAGCCCGCTTGTTTTAA
- the LOC113111849 gene encoding actin-binding LIM protein 2-like isoform X3 — protein sequence MPEEKVFHQQAVHSPLEQQKGQRQSSSIPCQNCGKPCKGEVLRVQNKHFHIKCFVCKVCGCDLAQGGFFVRQGEFICTLDYQRLYGTRCFSCEEFIEGEVVSALGKTYHPRCFVCAICKQPFPAGGRVTFNGKECVCEKCTQPVPVNSTASPQAVHNCCGCGKEFKNEQSLVALDKHWHLGCFKCKVCNKVLNAEYISKDGIPYCEADYHAMFGIQCETCKKYITGKVLEAGEKHYHPTCARCARCDQMFGEGEEMYLQGSSIWHPPCRQAARMEEKSKVTRTSSESITSAPASSASGSPSRVIYAKLGDEHLDYKDLAALPKIKAIYNIDRPDMLSYSPYVSYPVEDRTFGESPQQLTPTPTEGDGEKSPRQRRPSSPSSNSSLGGYGRYTPSRSPQTYSRPEQFLSVKYNTHPENSNLLPVPTSGRSSAHGSARGSSPLPLYSGSGRNTPQAGSGGVALPLNPTTLALLQQHNYIPYFRGSESGRSTPSLSTYSDGKSPSSTYVAAPRHFHIPETKVKDNIYRKPPIYKQHASRTSWQDGEDVDRKTRTSWMNLKSEMDGQSPDLDPRTSTHSLPTDMSQPNFPYNKSASLPGYGRNGIYKAADLGEDDVDHDSSWSGMREYKVYPYDMLAVTHRGRAKLPRDVDRTRLERHLSPEDFYSVFGMTIEQFDRLALWKKNDLKKKARLF from the exons tttgtGGATGTGATTTGGCTCAGGGAGGGTTTTTTGTGCGTCAGGGCGAGTTTATCTGCACTCTGGATTATCAGCGACTCTATGGCACCCGCTGCTTCAGTTGTGAAGAGTTCATTGAAGGAGAAGTTGTGTCCGCCCTGGGCAAGACATACCATCCACGCTGCTTTGTCTGTGCCATCTGCAA GCAGCCGTTTCCAGCTGGGGGCCGCGTGACGTTTAATGGCAAGGAGTGCGTTTGTGAGAAATGCACTCAGCCTGTGCCAGTCAACAGCACCGCTTCACCACAGGCTGTGCACA ATTGCTGCGGCTGTGGAAAGGAGTTTAAAAATGAGCAGTCTCTGGTGGCGCTGGACAAGCACTGGCATCTTGGCTGCTTCAAGTGCAAAGTGTGCAATAAAGTGCTTAATGCAGAATATATCAGCAA GGACGGGATCCCCTACTGTGAGGCAGACTACCACGCCATGTTCGGCATCCAGTGTGAAACCTGCAAGAAATACATCACTGGAAAAGTACTTGAG GCTGGAGAAAAACACTATCATCCCACATGTGCCAGATGTGCACGTTGTGACCAGATGTTTGGGGAGGGGGAGGAGATGTACCTGCAAG GTTCTTCCATCTGGCATCCTCCTTGCAGACAGGCAGCACGAATGGAGGAGAAGAGTAAG GTGACGAGAACATCCTCTGAGAGCATCACCTCTGCTCCTGCCTCCAGTGCATCGGGCTCCCCTAGCAGAGTTATCTAT GCAAAGCTGGGTGATGAACATCTGGACTACAAGGACCTGGCTGCTCTTCCTAAAATCAAAGCGATCTACAACATTGACAGACCTGACATGCTCTCATACTCGCCCTATGTGAGCTACCCTGTGGAGGACAGGACTTTTGGAGAG TCACCCCAGCAACTCACCCCTACTCCAACTGAG GGAGATGGGGAAAAGTCTCCTCGGCAGAGGAGGCCCTCCAGCCCAAGCTCCAACAGCTCTTTAGGGGGTTATGGCCGCTATACGCCTTCCCGCTCGCCTCAGACCTACAGCAGACCAG AGCAATTTCTGAGTGTCAAATACAACACTCATCCAGAAAATTCCAACTTGTTGCCTGTTCCAACTTCGGGGAGGAGTAGTGCCCATGGTAGTGCCAGAGGCTCCTCCCCACTGCCTTTGTACAGCGGCAGTGGTAGAAACACACCACAGGCAGGGAGTGGTGGCGTGGCCCTGCCCCTCAACCCCACTACTCTGGCTTTGCTCCAACAGCACAACTACATCCCTTACTTCAGAG GTAGTGAAAGCGGTCGGAGTACCCCTAGTCTCTCCACCTACTCTGATGGCAAATCTCCTTCCTCTACATATGTGGCGGCTCCACGGCATTTCCATATCCCAG AGACTAAAGTCAAAGATAATATCTATAGAAAGCCCCCTATCTACAAACAGCATG CTTCCAGAACCTCCTGGCAAGATGGTGAAGATGTAGACAGAAAG ACCAGAACAAGTTGGATGAACCTGAAGAGTGAGATGGATGGACAGTCTCCAGATTTGGACCCCAGGACCTCCACCCACAGCTTACCCACCGATATGTCTCAGCCTA ACTTCCCATACAATAAGTCTGCTTCGCTGCCAGGATATGGGCGGAATGGAATATACAAG GCGGCTGATCTTGGCGAAGATGATGTCGATCATGACTCATCCTGGAGTGGAATGAGAG AGTACAAG GTCTATCCCTATGACATGCTAGCTGTGACCCACAGAGGCCGAGCAAAACTTCCACGGGATGTGGACCGCACCAGACTGGAG AGGCACCTGTCACCTGAGGACTTCTACAGCGTATTTGGGATGACCATTGAACAGTTTGACCGTTTGGCCTTGTGGAAGAAAAATGACCTTAAGAAGAAAGCCCGCTTGTTTTAA
- the LOC113111849 gene encoding actin-binding LIM protein 2-like isoform X6 has translation MPEEKVFHQQAVHSPLEQQKGQRQSSSIPCQNCGKPCKGEVLRVQNKHFHIKCFVCKVCGCDLAQGGFFVRQGEFICTLDYQRLYGTRCFSCEEFIEGEVVSALGKTYHPRCFVCAICKQPFPAGGRVTFNGKECVCEKCTQPVPVNSTASPQAVHNCCGCGKEFKNEQSLVALDKHWHLGCFKCKVCNKVLNAEYISKDGIPYCEADYHAMFGIQCETCKKYITGKVLEAGEKHYHPTCARCARCDQMFGEGEEMYLQGSSIWHPPCRQAARMEEKSKKQVRIQLSDLHSNVPEQVTRTSSESITSAPASSASGSPSRVIYAKLGDEHLDYKDLAALPKIKAIYNIDRPDMLSYSPYVSYPVEDRTFGESPQQLTPTPTEGDGEKSPRQRRPSSPSSNSSLGGYGRYTPSRSPQTYSRPGSESGRSTPSLSTYSDGKSPSSTYVAAPRHFHIPETKVKDNIYRKPPIYKQHASRTSWQDGEDVDRKTRTSWMNLKSEMDGQSPDLDPRTSTHSLPTDMSQPNFPYNKSASLPGYGRNGIYKAADLGEDDVDHDSSWSGMREYKVYPYDMLAVTHRGRAKLPRDVDRTRLERHLSPEDFYSVFGMTIEQFDRLALWKKNDLKKKARLF, from the exons tttgtGGATGTGATTTGGCTCAGGGAGGGTTTTTTGTGCGTCAGGGCGAGTTTATCTGCACTCTGGATTATCAGCGACTCTATGGCACCCGCTGCTTCAGTTGTGAAGAGTTCATTGAAGGAGAAGTTGTGTCCGCCCTGGGCAAGACATACCATCCACGCTGCTTTGTCTGTGCCATCTGCAA GCAGCCGTTTCCAGCTGGGGGCCGCGTGACGTTTAATGGCAAGGAGTGCGTTTGTGAGAAATGCACTCAGCCTGTGCCAGTCAACAGCACCGCTTCACCACAGGCTGTGCACA ATTGCTGCGGCTGTGGAAAGGAGTTTAAAAATGAGCAGTCTCTGGTGGCGCTGGACAAGCACTGGCATCTTGGCTGCTTCAAGTGCAAAGTGTGCAATAAAGTGCTTAATGCAGAATATATCAGCAA GGACGGGATCCCCTACTGTGAGGCAGACTACCACGCCATGTTCGGCATCCAGTGTGAAACCTGCAAGAAATACATCACTGGAAAAGTACTTGAG GCTGGAGAAAAACACTATCATCCCACATGTGCCAGATGTGCACGTTGTGACCAGATGTTTGGGGAGGGGGAGGAGATGTACCTGCAAG GTTCTTCCATCTGGCATCCTCCTTGCAGACAGGCAGCACGAATGGAGGAGAAGAGTAAG AAACAGGTGCGGATTCAGCTCAGTGATCTTCATTCCAATGTACCTGAGCAG GTGACGAGAACATCCTCTGAGAGCATCACCTCTGCTCCTGCCTCCAGTGCATCGGGCTCCCCTAGCAGAGTTATCTAT GCAAAGCTGGGTGATGAACATCTGGACTACAAGGACCTGGCTGCTCTTCCTAAAATCAAAGCGATCTACAACATTGACAGACCTGACATGCTCTCATACTCGCCCTATGTGAGCTACCCTGTGGAGGACAGGACTTTTGGAGAG TCACCCCAGCAACTCACCCCTACTCCAACTGAG GGAGATGGGGAAAAGTCTCCTCGGCAGAGGAGGCCCTCCAGCCCAAGCTCCAACAGCTCTTTAGGGGGTTATGGCCGCTATACGCCTTCCCGCTCGCCTCAGACCTACAGCAGACCAG GTAGTGAAAGCGGTCGGAGTACCCCTAGTCTCTCCACCTACTCTGATGGCAAATCTCCTTCCTCTACATATGTGGCGGCTCCACGGCATTTCCATATCCCAG AGACTAAAGTCAAAGATAATATCTATAGAAAGCCCCCTATCTACAAACAGCATG CTTCCAGAACCTCCTGGCAAGATGGTGAAGATGTAGACAGAAAG ACCAGAACAAGTTGGATGAACCTGAAGAGTGAGATGGATGGACAGTCTCCAGATTTGGACCCCAGGACCTCCACCCACAGCTTACCCACCGATATGTCTCAGCCTA ACTTCCCATACAATAAGTCTGCTTCGCTGCCAGGATATGGGCGGAATGGAATATACAAG GCGGCTGATCTTGGCGAAGATGATGTCGATCATGACTCATCCTGGAGTGGAATGAGAG AGTACAAG GTCTATCCCTATGACATGCTAGCTGTGACCCACAGAGGCCGAGCAAAACTTCCACGGGATGTGGACCGCACCAGACTGGAG AGGCACCTGTCACCTGAGGACTTCTACAGCGTATTTGGGATGACCATTGAACAGTTTGACCGTTTGGCCTTGTGGAAGAAAAATGACCTTAAGAAGAAAGCCCGCTTGTTTTAA